The genomic stretch GAGCTAGGAATCCGTAAAATGATATGGTTGGAGGGTTAACACTAGAGTTCTGCGTTATTGCTAGGGGCCAGGAGCCACCCCTAGCATGAAAAAAAAGGTTGGATCAGCACCTGTGTCTGATATCTCTACAGCCATTTCCTAACTCTTTCACTTCATATATGCTTTAGAAGGTAGAGTTAGATGTTATGTTAACCGTATCCACAACCTCTGTATTCACATACTACAATCACACAAACCCATATCCTTTAATTACATATGCCTTGCAAGCATTCCAACAACTTGAGAGAATTTCAAAAATCAGGTGGAATTACAAAGTCACATCACCTATCAGGAAAAACTTCCTGAAAATTTATATTGGATTATGCAAAGTATTGCACAATGCAAAGTAATGCAGAAAAATTGCTATCATATATAAACATGTAGGAAGCAGATGGGTTATTCAAGTAAACAGTGTTTCATTTTGCCAATTTTATAGTACAACCAACATTAGTTTATTCAATCAGAACACAAGTGCAGTACTCAACTTGAAGGCAGTATAACTGAGTGCAGCCTAGCCTATTGAAGCGTATATTTACAGGCATCTCAGATCACGAACCAGACTAGACAGGAAATACTAGAATCATACCTTGTTGCAGCAACAAATCATCTGCTTCACTCCAAGTGTGAAAGGAAGGAGAGCATGCTCACGGGTCTGGCCATCCTTCGAGATACCAGCCTATGACCATAATGTTGATCTGAGTCTTCTCTTTACCCATGGCTGAAGGCAACTGTTACGCTCCTGCTTACATAAAAAATAGCAGATAGAAACAGTTACAAATAAATATATGGGAATAAACCACTAATCAAACAAACCCCAAAAAACCCTACCCACGTAATATCAGAGATCCAAAACTGGATCTAATTAACAACTCAACAGTAATTATTTATGGCCGAGAATCagttgcaaactgcaaacaaacAACTCAACAGTAATTATTTATGGCCGAGAATCagttgcaaactgcaaacaagtTTATATACGGAGTGCATAATACAGGTAGATGAGGTGCGAAAGGAAAACTTGGATTAGCACTCAACATGAATCAGCTCAGTTCATACACACAAAACAGAATTGAAGTGCCTCAGCCACGTAATAAACAAGCTTTATTTACAAACATTTTTGAAGAATCTACAGGATGTGACATTCCAAATAAAAAACTAAGCACGGCTGAGTTCAACAACACAACTAGAAACATTTCAAAAATAACCCTATCGCAATCAGAACACGCCCATTGGACAACTATTTCACAAGAACACGAGTGCGTGATCTTGAATAATCAGTCAACGCCCCTATTCCACAATTTATTTAAGGATCCACGCTAATGCCTTATCCCATTGTTTGCACGGACGTGTTCCCGGCCGCCTCGCAGGGCAAATCCCAGCGCCGCCTCGCCGCGGCCCCAGGGTCCCGCACCCGCCGCCGTTGGCCTCTGCCGCGGCCGCCGTGGTGCCGACCGTTGTGTGCCCGGACTGCTCCCCCGCACCACGCACCTCCCGCTCTCGCCGATTGAGTCACCCGGATCCACCACGCAGCTCAGAAACCCAACAAGCGCAAAGCACAGCCACAGAAACAGGATAATAacagaagagagagaagagaagccagagccattacatGTTCCCGGCCGCCTCGCAGGGCAGATCCCAGCGCCGCCTCGCCGCGGCCCCGAGGTCCCCGCACCCGCCGCCTTTGGcctccgccgcggccgccgtgGTGCCTACCGTTGGGTGCCCGGACTGCTCCCCCGCACCACGCACCTCCTGCTCTCGCCGATTGAATCAGCGGAGGCGTCCGCCGACCCCCCGCGTCCCCTCCTCGCTTCCCTCGCCGCCCCTACCACCGGCCACCGCGCTTCGCCTCGCTTCACGCAGCTCCTCCTCTGCCAAGCCCGGTGCTCAAAGCTCACGAACTGGCAGCTGGTCCGTACGGTGGAGTGTTCGGTGGATAAGGAAGGCCACAGTTGAGAGAGTGGACAAAGCTCGATGTTATTCCAGTGGAGAGATACTTCTATTTTTTGCACAATCGGGCAAATGGCCCAGTTAACTTCATGGACGTTTGGCGAAAAGAAATCGAGGGCCcataaagaaataaataaattagGCATTATACAAGCCAGAGCATAACGCGTGGCCACAACTGTGCACGTAAATCACGCCGCCTAGAAAGCCCTCGCATGACTTAGCTGCTAGCGCACCTGGTTGAATAATCACACGCCCTAGCCGCCGCCAAGGGTGAACAACGCGAGGTGAACCTAGAGTCCTCGAACATTCGAGATTGAGAACACCTCGAACAGCACTACGATGTGCTTGACTTCACAGCTGTTGTCCAGGCATCGTCAGCCGTAATACGACATAAGGTATTGTCACCAATCTAAAGATCCTAAaccataatttatttatattgtACGTTGAAAATCATATTTTTTAGAGTCATAGGACAAAAAAAATGGAGCATGATCATTCTTTGGTTGACAAATCTGTGGAGGTGCCTGAGGTGGTAAATAGTCCAAACTTGATGACATTTTGGCGAGCAAAGCAAACGAATGTTTCGACAACATCCTTGAAGATGTCCAGTACATGATTAAAGAGTTAGACAAAATGTAACATAGATGCTCATAATAAGACAAATAACTCTATTATGTCTTCTTAcatgaaaaaatatttttcgaactataatttttgtttttagaaGCATCTCAAAATtaaaccgtagcgttagcacgggcattatactagtCTAATAAGGTTCGATATGTGTATATGGCGGAATCGACCGGGTCAGCCAGCCGTTGAGGTCAGACTAGTTTAATTGCAAAGCTCAAGTCCTGGTCGAAGTCGACCCTGGGGCTGGGCAGCCACCTCAAACTTGAGCTCGAGTGCAATTTTTGGGTTAGAAACTTGAAGAGAGGGTATGTTTTTGTAATTTCCTAAATTATCTTTGTGTTCCAATAACATATTAATTTTTGTCCTCTTATATGTTTGTATAGAAACAATTGTTGATTATCTTTTTGACAAGACAAGATCAAGTTTTGTTAGGTTTATGATTTATCTATTCTCCGATCCCAAAACTACCGATTAtaccaaaaaaaattacaacaaACTAAAATTGTAATTTCATCAACATAAAATATATGTAATAGTCATCATCTAAAAAAAGCTAAAATTCAGACACTTAGAATTTAGCAATCCATGACCAAATTGTTGGACATAAAGATGTCAATGGGGGCCCACGACCCGCGACCCGATGGGTATTTACTCTATTAGGGTACTCATATAGAGTGAAACTAGTACCCATGGGTACACAAACGGAGCAAACCCTTCACCCATTGGGTACGCGGGTATGGGGACGTTCTAGTAGTCCCCATACtcatttacccatgggtgaAAAATACCCAGCCCAAAACTAAAGAAGCTCACCAGCCACCAGTCCACCGGCAGCCCATACACTGAAACCCTATGTAGTGCTAGCAAAGTACTACTCTCTACTACGTGATTTGTATGGACAATGAACTATTATGGTGTTGTGACTAGTGGTTGCAGCAGAAATTATTATGTTGCTATTTGCTAGGTATATGGTGAGGTGGCTATGTGACGATGCTTGTGAATGGTTATGTGACGATGCTTGTGAATTGCTACTACATGACTATTGCTTGTGAATTGTTGATGTTTGGCGGGTATGGGTGACCCGCCGGGTCTAATTTACCCACCCGGGTATGGGTCTGGGGAAATTCCCCCACCCATCAGTGTATATGGGGATACCCGTGGTGTCATATTGTTATCATGGGGATGGGTCTGGGGAGTTCATACCCGATGGGGATTTACTCATTGCCAACACTAGTTGGACATGGCACATGGCAGGGCAACAACAAAAGGAACTGATTTCCGTATAGTTGGCGACAAAGGCGGAACTGACGATCCGTCGGTGAAGCAACGGGGAGCTGTTGGCGTGCAGCGCATCTGTCGTCCGCGTAAGCCGGATCGAAGGGAATACGACGCGGCGGGGGTCATGTCCATTATCCATATCCATCTTGGCCGTCCGTCCGTTCGTCCCGCGGCCGCCAGACTATTTATTGAGGCCATATATATCCACTACGTACCCAGTACCACCACGGCACCACCCTTCCAAGTTGGCCTCTCCACCACCGCTCGTTTGGAACCATGCTTTTTGGTGGCAAAATTGTCAAAACAGTACTATGTTGTGTAGTTCTTGCTTTGCTTCTTTGTGTAACCAATTTTCGACTCCTTTTGCTGGGGTTCTTGCACACCGACCAAATCTGTTCTTCTGGTTCAGTTCTTGACTTGTTGTTGTCTGCTGCAGCCCGGCCTACCTCCGCCTTCGCTGTAATAATTTTTCTTGGCGCTGCAATTGTAGTTTAGCGAGATCTATATGAGAGGATTCTGCATGCCTTAATTCGTCTTCATATCGATCTGCAGCACGATTTGTTCGGAGTTCGTCTCTTTTTCTAACAAACACCTAGCCCCCATGGTTGGCGTGCCAGTGATGATTCATGCAATCGGTGAATTCTGGATGAATGTCCTGCTTGCACAGGCATGGTGATATCCACTTCCAAAGCGTTTATCTGAGGCACTCGTTAAATTCAAATTTCTCTTTTTCTATCTGCAGCATGCATGGATTCTCAATTTGCAGTTTTACCTTTTGCGTTTGATCTAGTATTTGCACTTTGTAGTTATGCTCCCGCCCTTGCAAGACTTTCTTATAACTTTGGGGTTGCCTTTCTTTTTCATGTCTCCCATGGCATGAGGATAAAGATGGGATCCGATAATATAATAAAATTTTTAATAAGTTGTCAAACCTCATCAGTGTTCATGCATGTTGCTATAAATGGCATAACCATCCCAAAAGTGATTACGATCTCATTTCTGCTGGAATCTCATTTCCTTTTATACTTTGAAGATGAAGATACTTGGACATCTTATCCTCAATCATTTGACTACTCTGAAGAAAATGTGAATTCACACACTGAGTTCAAAAGCTCGTCCATGCAACTTTCCCAGGGATTCCTTGACGTATTATCATGCACAAttgtatacatacatacatacgtgTGAATTTCAAGCCCTCTTTGGATCAAAAGTAATCTCGTTGGAAAAGAAATCACGTGTGTGTGATTTTATCGAACATTACAGCATATCATGTTACCACAGGCATATGCATCTGAGTTTTCAAGAGTTGCGGCTTTGACATGGAACCACCTCACACACAGGACAAAGATGCGGCAAAATACAGAGCTCCATTCAATACAGCAGGAACACCTTACTATGATGAGACTCTGTTCCTGGAAACCTTGTCCTAACATTTGATCATCTTCACCTGCATAGCTCGCTTACATCATCATCTCAGTTATCACTCGGCAGTATATATACACACCTTATCACATATACTTTCAGTTGTTCAAACAAGAGGGTTATGGTCTCATAACAACATTTCTCTACAATAAACTAAGTACATGCTTGTATTTATGAAGGACTTAGGGCTCTTGTACACCAAAGGCCTTACGGATTTCAGTTATGACCCGACTGGACACGTCTGGACCAAACATCCTCGGAAGATTTGCAGTGAGATCAACCTCAATCGATTTCGACCTTACAATCCGGTCCCTCTTGAGCAAACAGTCCCTCTCCACCTCATCCATTTCTGTGGTGGAATCAGCACAGTTGTCAAGCCAAATCTGAAGAACCTCCTGAATGACTGTTGCTAATTGTCCATGCATTATCTCTTCCAAGGCTTTCTCACCTCCTTGTCCACAATCAATGTTGACCATTATTGCTGTAGGTGAGCATGCGCTGCGCACAAAGAGTGACGGAGATCTGTATGGACGAGTCTGCGGTAGCTCTTCGATCTTTCCACGCTGCTCATCCATTCGAGTTTCTTCATAGTACTTCTGCAAGTAGTCTGGGTGGAACGCGAGATCTTTTCGGGGAAGCAGGTCCAAAATCACCACGATTGAAGTTGACCTGCCTTGTATAAGCTCCAAAAGGAAATGTGGTGCATTTGTCGAGGCATTCAGGAAAATAAGAATTGAGGTGATGTCAATGGCACCATTTGGAACTTTACAATGAAGCGAGGACTGCAACATGAAATCAATCTGTAGACAAGGAAACACACATCAGGTCCTGTCATCATTTCTTTTTACATCTTACAACAGTAGCAAACAGTGCAAGCTTTTTGACAACAAGAGATTGTTCTTCCATTCTCAATGACATTGTTATTTTCAATGACTGAAATCACATTCTCAGATTGAACTATCAGCTCAAGGACGAGCAGATATGACAGTGATATTCAGATTGGATTGCGATTACAGTTTCAGTTTTGACAAGAACAAGGATGGATCATCGCCAGTGTTGATTCAGCAGTTCTTTTTTTTATCAGGCAACACGCAGTCTCACAACAATACTCTAAGACTCAAATGGACAAgtgttaatctataattgacaACAATACTCTAAGACTCAAATGGACAAGTGTTAATCTGTAATTGACAAGATGGTTTGGTAGAGTTGTATTAACAATATTTGCATATTAAACTTTCACGATTCACCTTGAATGGATCAGTGGACAACAATTACCCAAGGCAAATACCCTCCCACAATATTGTGGAGAAGTAGCTGGTCAGCAAGTGCCCAAAACCCTCCCACAATAAGTTCTGCCGTTTCAAAAAAAGTAAATAAGTTCTTGAATATCTTAGAGAGCAGTATAGTAGTATGCCCTTATCTTGTGGTATGCAACCACACAAGAAGCTATATCATACTAATACGGTACGGTACTACTACAAGAAAAAAGGAAGACGAGTACTAAAGAAGTGTACCGACGAGCCAGGCGAGCCCCGGTGCACGTCGAGCGAGCCGACGGCATTCCCGGCGCCGTTGCGGAACTCGGCGACGTCGGCAGGCACCGAGGACGGCAGCAGCCGCGCGCCCAAACGCGCAACCGCCTGATCCGCGACCGCCCGCGCTACCTCCCGCTGGGCCATCTCGGGCGCGCGTTTCACCGTAGCGTCCGGCCCTGCCGAGGCGCGCACGGCGCTCGACGTTTTGCCTCTGAGCGTGGGAGGACGCGAGCGGGGGAGCCGGAGGGCGCTGAGGTTCGGGAGAGGATAGGAGAGGGAAGAGGAAGCCGAGATCAACGCGGGCGCTGTGGCGTGGGTGGTCGCCGGCAGCAACCGGAGATATTGCTCCAGGCGGAGCATCGAGGGGAAGCTGATGCCTGTGAGCCTGTCCCGGCCTCGGATGGGGAGAGTGAGATGCGGACGAAACAAACCCCCTTCTCCCTGTTGAAAAATCAAAGTCTCTCTATAGTGTATGAATAAAGACTTTTAATGGTGGCTAAATTGATGGAGAAAAAGAATATCAAAGAGTTCAAATACTGCAGAAATTCGTATCCATTCATTGGATACCTCGATGCACATCGGGTCCACCACTGCTAGGTTGACACGAGAGAGTGAGCGGCCTGCCCATGGCGGCATGGCGTAAAGTCAGCCTCCTGGGCCACCGGTGGAACTCCACGCTTGCACCCATCCTgtagccctgtttagattggagatgaaaaatttttgggtgtcacatcggatgtgtcggaaggatatcgagagagtttttagaaactaataaaaaaacaaattacatagctcatctggaaactgcaagacaaatNNNNNNNNNNNNNNNNNNNNNNNNNNNNNNNNNNNNNNNNNNNNNNNNNNNNNNNNNNNNNNNNNNNNNNNNNNNNNNNNNNNNNNNNNNNNNNNNNNNNNNNNNNNNNNNNNNNNNNNNNNNNNNNNNNNNNNNNNNNNNNNNNNNNNNNNNNNNNNNNNNNNNNNNNNNNNNNNNNNNNNNNNNNNNNNNNNNNNNNNNNNNNNNNNNNNNNNNNNNNNNNNNNNNNNNNNNNNNNNNNNNNNNNNNNNNNNNNNNNNNNNNNNNNNNNNNNNNNNNNNNNNNNNNNNNNNNNNNNNNNNNNNNNNNNNNNNNNNNNNNNNNNNNNNNNNNNNNNNNNNNNNNNNNNNNNNNNNNNNNNNNNNNNNNNNNNNNNNNNNNNNNNNNNNNNNNNNNNNNNNNNNNNNNNNNNNNNNNNNNNNNNNNNNNNNNNNNNNNNNNNNNNNNNNNNNNNNNNNNNNNNNNNNNNNNNNNNNNNNNNNNNNNNNNNNNNNNNNNNNNNNNNNNNNNNNNNNNNNNNNNNNNNNNNNNNNNNNNNNNNNNNNNNNNNNNNNNNNNNNNNNNNNNNNNNNNNNNNNNNNNNNNNNNNNNNNNNNNNNNNNNNNNNNNNNNNNNNNNNNNNNNNNNNNNNNNNNNNNNNNNNNNNNNNNNNNNNNNNNNNNNNNNNNNNNNNNNNNNNNNNNNNNNNNNNNNNNNNNNNNNNNNNNNNNNNNNNNNNNNNNNNNNNNNNNNNNNNNNNNNNNNNNNNNNNNNNNNNNNNNNNNNNNNNNNNNNNNNNNNNNNNNNNNNNNNNNNNNNNNNNNNNNNNNNNNNNNNNNNNNNNNNNNNNNNNNNNNNNNNNNNNNNNNNNNNNNNNNNNNNNNNNNNNNNNNNNNNNNNNNNNNNNNNNNNNNNNNNNNNNNNNNNNNNNNNNNNNNNNNNNNNNNNNNNNNNNNNNNNNNNNNNNNNNNNNNNNNNNNNNNNNNNNNNNNNNNNNNNNNNNNNNNNNNNNNNNNNNNNNNNNNNNNNNNNNNNNNNNNNNNNNNNNNNNNNNNNNNNNNNNNNNNNNNNNNNNNNNNNNNNNNNNNNNNNNNNNNNNNNNNNNNNNNNNNNNNNNNNNNNNNNNNNNNNNNNNNNNNNNNNNNNNNNNNNNNNNNNNNNNNNNNNNNNNNNNNNNNNNNNNNNNNNNNNNNNNNNNNNNNNNNNNNNNNNNNNNNNNNNNNNNNNNNNNNNNNNNNNNNNNNNNNNNNNNNNNNNNNNNNNNNNNNNNNNNNNNNNNNNNNNNNNNNNNNNNNNNNNNNNNNNNNNNNNNNNNNNNNNNNNNNNNNNNNNNNNNNNNNNNNNNNNNNNNNNNNNNNNNNNNNNNNNNNNNNNNNNNNNNNNNNNNNNNNNNNNNNNNNNNNNNNNNNNNNNNNNNNNNNNNNNNNNNNNNNNNNNNNNNNNNNNNNNNNNNNNNNNNNNNNNNNNNNNNNNNNNNNNNNNNNNNNNNNNNNNNNNNNNNNNNNNNNNNNNNNNNNNNNNNNNNNNNNNNNNNNNNNNNNNNNNNNNNNNNNNNNNNNNNNNNNNNNNNNNNNNNNNNNNNNNNNNNNNNNNNNNNNNNNNNNNNNNNNNNNNNNNNNNNNNNNNNNNNNNNNNNNNNNNNNNNNNNNNNNNNNNNNNNNNNNNNNNNNNNNNNNNNNNNNNNNNNNNNNNNNNNNNNNNNNNNNNNNNNNNNNNNNNNNNNNNNNNNNNNNNNNNNNNNNNNNNNNNNNNNNNNNNNNNNNNNNNNNNNNNNNNNNNNNNNNNNNNNNNNNNNNNNNNNNNNNNNNNNNNNNNNNNNNNNNNNNNNNNNNNNNNNNNNNNNNNNNNNNNNNNNNNNNNNNNNNNNNNNNNNNNNNNNNNNNNNNNNNNNNNNNNNNNNNNNNNNNNNNNNNNNNNNNNNNNNNNNNNNNNNNNNNNNNNNNNNNNNNNNNNNNNNNNNNNNNNNNNNNNNNNNNNNNNNNNNNNNNNNNNNNNNNNNNNNNNNNNNNNNNNNNNNNNNNNNNNNNNNNNNNNNNNNNNNNNNNNNNNNNNNNNNNNNNNNNNNNNNNNNNNNNNNNNNNNNNNNNNNNNNNNNNNNNNNNNNNNNNNNNNNNNNNNNNNNNNNNNNNNNNNNNNNNNNNNNNNNNNNNNNNNNNNNNNNNNNNNNNNNNNNNNNNNNNNNNNNNNNNNNNNNNNNNNNNNNNNNNNNNNNNNNNNNNNNNNNNNNNNNNNNNNNNNNNNNNNNNNNNNNNNNNNNNNNNNNNNNNNNNNNNNNNNNNNNNNNNNNNNNNNNNNNNNNNNNNNNNNNNNNNNNNNNNNNNNNNNNNNNNNNNNNNNNNNNNNNNNNNNNNNNNNNNNNNNNNNNNNNNNNNNNNNNNNNNNNNNNNNNNNNNNNNNNNNNNNNNNNNNNNNNNNNNNNNNNNNNNNNNNNNNNNNNNNNNNNNNNNNNNNNNNNNNNNNNNNNNNNNNNNNNNNNNNNNNNNNNNNNNNNNNNNNNNNNNNNNNNNNNNNNNNNNNNNNNNNNNNNNNNNNNNNNNNNNNNNNNNNNNNNNNNNNNNNNNNNNNNNNNNNNNNNNNNNNNNNNNNNNNNNNNNNNNNNNNNNNNNNNNNNNNNNNNNNNNNNNNNNNNNNNNNNNNNNNNNNNNNNNNNNNNNNNNNNNNNNNNNNNNNNNNNNNNNNNNNNNNNNNNNNNNNNNNNNNNNNNNNNNNNNNNNNNNNNNNNNNNNNNNNNNNNNNNNNNNNNNNNNNNNNNNNNNNNNNNNNNNNNNNNNNNNNNNNNNNNNNNNNNNNNNNNNNNNNNNNNNNNNNNNNNNNNNNNNNNNNNNNNNNNNNNNNNNNNNNNNNNNNNNNNNNNNNNNNNNNNNNNNNNNNNNNNNNNNNNNNNNNNNNNNNNNNNNNNNNNNNNNNNNNNNNNNNNNNNNNNNNNNNNNNNNNNNNNNNNNNNNNNNNNNNNNNNNNNNNNNNNNNNNNNNNNNNNNNNNNNNNNNNNNNNNNNNNNNNNNNNNNNNNNNNNNNNNNNNNNNNNNNNNNNNNNNNNNNNNNNNNNNNNNNNNNNNNNNNNNNNNNNNNNNNNNNNNNNNNNNNNNNNNNNNNNNNNNNNNNNNNNNNNNNNNNNNNNNNNNNNNNNNNNNNNNNNNNNNNNNNNNNNNNNNNNNNNNNNNNNNNNNNNNNNNNNNNNNNNNNNNNNNNNNNNNNNNNNNNNNNNNNNNNNNNNNNNNNNNNNNNNNNNNNNNNNNNNNNNNNNNNNNNNNNNNNNNNNNNNNNNNNNNNNNNNNNNNNNNNNNNNNNNNNNNNNNNNNNNNNNNNNNNNNNNNNNNNNNNNNNNNNNNNNNNNNNNNNNNNNNNNNNNNNNNNNNNNNNNNNNNNNNNNNNNNNNNNNNNNNNNNNNNNNNNNNNNNNNNNNNNNNNNNNNNNNNNNNNNNNNNNNNNNNNNNNNNNNNNNNNNNNNNNNNNNNNNNNNNNNNNNNNNNNNNNNNNNNNNNNNNNNNNNNNNNNNNNNNNNNNNNNNNNNNNNNNNNNNNNNNNNNNNNNNNNNNNNNNNNNNNNNNNNNNNNNNNNNNNNNNNNNNNNNNNNNNNNNNNNNNNNNNNNNNNNNNNNNNNNNNNNNNNNNNNNNNNNNNNNNNNNNNNNNNNNNNNNNNNNNNNNNNNNNNNNNNNNNNNNNNNNNNNNNNNNNNNNNNNNNNNNNNNNNNNNNNNNNNNNNNNNNNNNNNNNNNNNNNNNNNNNNNNNNNNNNNNNNNNNNNNNNNNNNNNNNNNNNNNNNNNNNNNNNNNNNNNNNNNNNNNNNNNNNNNNNNNNNNNNNNNNNNNNNNNNNNNNNNNNNNNNNNNNNNNNNNNNNNNNNNNNNNNNNNNNNNNNNNNNNNNNNNNNNNNNNNNNNNNNNNNNNNNNNNNNNNNNNNNNNNNNNNNNNNNNNNNNNNNNNNNNNNNNNNNNNNNNNNNNNNNNNNNNNNNNNNNNNNNNNNNNNNNNNNNNNNNNNNNNNNNNNNNNNNNNNNNNNNNNNNNNNNNNNNNNNNNNNNNNNNNNNNNNNNNNNNNNNNNNNNNNNNNNNNNNNNNNNNNNNNNNNNNNNNNNNNNNNNNNNNNNNNNNNNNNNNNNNNNNNNNNNNNNNNNNNNNNNNNNNNNNNNNNNNNNNNNNNNNNNNNNNNNNNNNNNNNNNNNNNNNNNNNNNNNNNNNNNNNNNNNNNNNNNNNNNNNNNNNNNNNNNNNNNNNNNNNNNNNNNNNNNNNNNNNNNNNNNNNNNNNNNNNNNNNNNNNNNNNNNNNNNNNNNNNNNNNNNNNNNNNNNNNNNNNNNNNNNNNNNNNNNNNNNNNNNNNNNNNNNNNNNNNNNNNNNNNNNNNNNNNNNNNNNNNNNNNNNNNNNNNNNNNNNNNNNNNNNNNNNNNNNNNNNNNNNNNNNNNNNNNNNNNNNNNNNNNNNNNNNNNNNNNNNNNNNNNNNNNNNNNNNNNNNNNNNNNNNNNNNNNNNNNNNNNNNNNNNNNNNNNNNNNNNNNNNNNNNNNNNNNNNNNNNNNNNNNNNNNNNNNNNNNNNNNNNNNNNNNNNNNNNNNNNNNNNNNNNNNNNNNNNNNNNNNNNNNNNNNNNNNNNNNNNNNNNNNNNNNNNNNNNNNNNNNNNNNNNNNNNNNNNNNNNNNNNNNNNNNNNNNNNNNNNNNNNNNNNNNNNNNNNNNNNNNNNNNNNNNNNNNNNNNNNNNNNNNNNNNNNNNNNNNNNNNNNNNNNNNNNNNNNNNNNNNNNNNNNNNNNNNNNNNNNNNNNNNNNNNNNNNNNNNNNNNNNNNNNNNNNNNNNNNNNNNNNNNNNNNNNNNNNNNNNNNNNNNNNNNNNNNNNNNNNNNNNNNNNNNNNNNNNNNNNNNNNNNNNNNNNNNNNNNNNNNNNNNNNNNNNNNNNNNNNNNNNNNNNNNNNNNNNNNNNNNNNNNNNNNNNNNNNNNNNNNNNNNNNNNNNNNNNNNNNNNNNNNNNNNNNNNNNNNNNNNNNNNNNNNNNNNNNNNNNNNNNNNNNNNNNNNNNNNNNNNNNNNNNNNNNNNNNNNNNNNNNNNNNNNNNNNNNNNNNNNNNNNNNNNNNNNNNNNNNNNNNNNNNNNNNNNNNNNNNNNNNNNNNNNNNNNNNNNNNNNNNNNNNNNNNNNNNNNNNNNNNNNNNNNNNNNNNNNNNNNNNNNNNNNNNNNNNNNNNNNNNNNNNNNNNNNNNNNNNNNNNNNNNNNNNNNNNNNNNNNNNNNNNNNNNNNNNNNNNNNNNNNNNNNNNNNNNNNNNNNNNNNNNNNNNNNNNNNNNNNNNNNNNNNNNNNNNNNNNNNNNNNNNNNNNNNNNNNNNNNNNNNNNNNNNNNNNNNNNNNNNNNNNNNNNNNNNNNNNNNNNNNNNNNNNNNNNNNNNNNNNNNNNNNNNNNNNNNNNNNNNNNNNNNNNNNNNNNNNNNNNNNNNNNNNNNNNNNNNNNNNNNNNNNNNNNNNNNNNNNNNNNNNNNNNNNNNNNNNNNNNNNNNNNNNNNNNNNNNNNNNNNNNNNNNNNNNNNNNNNNNNNNNNNNNNNNNNNNNNNNNNNNNNNNNNNNNNNNNNNNNNNNNNNNNNNNNNNNNNNNNNNNNNNNNNNNNNNNNNNNNNNNNNNNNNNNNNNNNNNNNNNNNNNNNNNNNNNNNNNNNNNNNNNNNNNNNNNNNNNNNNNNNNNNNNNNNNNNNNNNNNNNNNNNNNNNNNNNNNNNNNNNNNNNNNNNNNNNNNNNNNNNNNNNNNNNNNNNNNNNNNNNNNNNNNNNNNNNNNNNNNNNNNNNNNNNNNNNNNNNNNNNNNNNNNNNNNNNNNNNNNNNNNNNNNNNNNNNNNNNNNNNNNNNNNNNNNNNNNNNNNNNNNNNNNNNNNNNNNNNNNNNNNNNNNNNNNNNNNNNNNNNNNNNNNNNNNNNNNNNNNNNNNNNNNNNNNNNNNNNNNNNNNNNNNNNNNNNNNNNNNNNNNNNNNNNNNNNNNNNNNNNNNNNNNNNNNNNNNNNNNNNNNNNNNNNNNNNNNNNNNNNNNNNNNNNNNNNNNNNNNNNNNNNNNNNNNNNNNNNNNNNNNNNNNNNNNNNNNNNNNNNNNNNNNNNNNNNNNNNNNNNNNNNNNNNNNNNNNNNNNNNNNNNNNNNNNNNNNNNNNNNNNNNNNNNNNNNNNNNNNNNNNNNNNNNNNNNNNNNNNNNNNNNNNNNNNNNNNNNNNNNNNNNNNNNNNNNNNNNNNNN from Sorghum bicolor cultivar BTx623 chromosome 3, Sorghum_bicolor_NCBIv3, whole genome shotgun sequence encodes the following:
- the LOC8079617 gene encoding red chlorophyll catabolite reductase — translated: MPPWAGRSLSRVNLAVVDPMCIEGEGGLFRPHLTLPIRGRDRLTGISFPSMLRLEQYLRLLPATTHATAPALISASSSLSYPLPNLSALRLPRSRPPTLRGKTSSAVRASAGPDATVKRAPEMAQREVARAVADQAVARLGARLLPSSVPADVAEFRNGAGNAVGSLDVHRGSPGSSIDFMLQSSLHCKVPNGAIDITSILIFLNASTNAPHFLLELIQGRSTSIVVILDLLPRKDLAFHPDYLQKYYEETRMDEQRGKIEELPQTRPYRSPSLFVRSACSPTAIMVNIDCGQGGEKALEEIMHGQLATVIQEVLQIWLDNCADSTTEMDEVERDCLLKRDRIVRSKSIEVDLTANLPRMFGPDVSSRVITEIRKAFGVQEP